A stretch of the Zonotrichia albicollis isolate bZonAlb1 chromosome 29, bZonAlb1.hap1, whole genome shotgun sequence genome encodes the following:
- the NDUFA13 gene encoding NADH dehydrogenase [ubiquinone] 1 alpha subcomplex subunit 13, with translation MAAPKVKQDMAPPGGYGPIDYKRHLPRRGLSGYSLFALGIGSLLLGYYSLVKWNRERRRLLIEELEARIALMPLLQAESDRRTLRLLRENLEEEAKIMRDVPGWKVGESRFHTDRWVTPTVEELYYLRPPAELEREKFGLQNYV, from the exons ATGGCGGCGCCGAAGGTGAAGCAGGACATGGCCCCGCCGGGCGGGTACGGCCCCATCGACTACAAGCGGCACCTCCCGCGCCGCGGCCTCTCAG GGTACAGCCTGTTCGCGCTCGGCATCGGGAGCCTCCTGCTCGGATACTACAGCCTCGTCAAGTGGAACCGCGAGCGCAG GCGGTTGCTGATCGAGGAGCTGGAGGCTCGGATCGCGCTGATGCCGCTGCTGCAGGCGGAGTCCGACCGCAG GACGCTGCGGTTGCTGCGGGAGAACCTGGAGGAGGAGGCCAAGATCATGCGGGACGTGCCGGGCTGGAAG GTGGGTGAGTCCCGGTTCCACACGGATCGCTGGGTGACCCCCACGGTGGAGGAGCTCTACTACCTGCGGCCCCCGGCCGAGCTGGAGCGGGAGAAGTTCGGGCTGCAGAACTACGtgtga
- the YJEFN3 gene encoding yjeF N-terminal domain-containing protein 3 isoform X1: MGSPVAPGHSPHSLSLSLEFGGSRGIFPGIRDGGRGRVLVPSPWAPRSRACGSRWESPDLGRFNPKIPGWEPRAAFPERGRAGSGAGAPEPPPPGRHRRGRPAPTGASPAFPVGPEHPRHSRGNRSVLGIPAGSAPTGASPAFRGNRSDRSIPSGTGASSASPAFPVGPERPRHSRRIRSDRSIPGIPAGSPPTGGSAPLPPGLGSAAAPVPLPAMSSAPSPSREPPRYLSQAEAEAMEKELLEDYRFGRQQLIEIWGHACAVAVTKAFPLRSLRRRQPTLLVACGPAQNGAVGLVCARHLRSFDYEPTIFYPKRSPDPLHRDFTTQCEKMDIPFLSYLPTEVQLINDAYNAVVDAVLGAEGTQGTEGTEPCAAILATLRHVRIPIVSLDVPSGWLPGPVGGSGDISPDVLVSLAAPKEVARRFRGRRHFLAGRFVPEELRRKFGLSPPEYPGSDCVVAL; encoded by the exons ATGGGGAGCCCCGTGGCTCCCGGACACAGCCCGcactccctctccctctccctggaATTCGGCGGCTCCCGGGGGATTTTCCCGGGAATTCGGGATGGAGGGAGGGGCCGTGTCCTCGTCCCCTCCCCGTGGGCTCCCCGCTCCCGGGCCTGCGGATCCCGCTGGGAAAGCCCCGATCTGGGGAGgtttaaccccaaaattcccgggTGGGAACCGCGGGCGGCATtcccggagcggggccgggccgggagcggggcgggggcaCCGGAGCCGCCTCCCCCCGGGCGGCACCGCCGAGGGCGCCCCGCTCCGACCGGAGCATCCCCGGCATTCCCGGTGGGACCGGAGCATCCTCGGCATTCCCGGGGGAACCGGAGCGTCCTCGGCATTCCCGCGGGATCCGCTCCGACCGGAGCATCCCCGGCATTCCGGGGCAACCGCTCCGACCGGAGCATTCCCAGTGGGACCGGAGCGTCCTCGGCATCCCCGGCATTCCCGGTGGGACCGGAGCG TCCTCGGCATTCCCGGAGGATCCGCTCCGACCGGAGCATCCCCGGCATTCCCGCGGGCTCCCCTCCCACCGGAggctccgctccgctcccgccGGGGCTCGGTTCCGCCGCCGCTCCGGTCCCGCTCCCCGCCATGAGCTCCGCGCCCAGCCCGTCCCGGGAGCCGCCCCGGTACCTCAG CCAGGCCGAGGCGGAGGccatggagaaggagctgctggaggattATCGCTTCGGGCGGCAGCAGCTGATCGAGATCTGGGGACACGCCTGTGCCGTGGCTGTCACCAAG GCGTTCCCGCTGCGCTCTCTGCGGCGCAGGCAGCCCACGCTGTTGGTGGCGTGCGGGCCGGCGCAGAACGGGGCCGTGGGTTTGGTGTGCGCCCGCCACCTGCGCAGCTTC GATTACGAGCCCACCATCTTCTACCCCAAGCGCTCCCCGGACCCGCTGCACCGCGACTTCACCACGCAGTGCGAGAAGATGGACATCCCCTTCCTGTCCTACCTGCCCACCGAG GTGCAGCTCATCAACGACGCCTACAACGCCGTGGTGGACGCGGTGCTGGGCGccgaggggacacaggggacagaggggacagagccgTGCGCGGCCATCCTGGCCACCCTCAGGCACGTCCGCATCCCCATCGTCAGCCTGGATGTCCCCTCAG GCTGGCTGCCCGGCCCGGTGGGTGGCAGCGGTGACATCAGCCCGGACGTGCTGGTGTCGCTGGCGGCCCCCAAGGAGGTGGCGCGGCGCTTCCGGGGACGGCGACATTTCCTGGCCGGGCGCTTCGTGCCCGAGGAGCTGCGCAGGAAATTCGGGCTCAGCCCCCCCGAGTACCCCGGCAGCGACTGCGTGGTGGCCCTGTGA
- the YJEFN3 gene encoding yjeF N-terminal domain-containing protein 3 isoform X2, producing the protein MGSPVAPGHSPHSLSLSLEFGGSRGIFPGIRDGGRGRVLVPSPWAPRSRACGSRWESPDLGRFNPKIPGWEPRAAFPERGRAGSGAGAPEPPPPGRHRRGRPAPTGASPAFPVGPEHPRHSRGNRSVLGIPAGSAPTGASPAFRGNRSDRSIPSGTGASSASPAFPVGPERPRHSRRIRSDRSIPGIPAGSPPTGGSAPLPPGLGSAAAPVPLPAMSSAPSPSREPPRYLSQAEAEAMEKELLEDYRFGRQQLIEIWGHACAVAVTKDYEPTIFYPKRSPDPLHRDFTTQCEKMDIPFLSYLPTEVQLINDAYNAVVDAVLGAEGTQGTEGTEPCAAILATLRHVRIPIVSLDVPSGWLPGPVGGSGDISPDVLVSLAAPKEVARRFRGRRHFLAGRFVPEELRRKFGLSPPEYPGSDCVVAL; encoded by the exons ATGGGGAGCCCCGTGGCTCCCGGACACAGCCCGcactccctctccctctccctggaATTCGGCGGCTCCCGGGGGATTTTCCCGGGAATTCGGGATGGAGGGAGGGGCCGTGTCCTCGTCCCCTCCCCGTGGGCTCCCCGCTCCCGGGCCTGCGGATCCCGCTGGGAAAGCCCCGATCTGGGGAGgtttaaccccaaaattcccgggTGGGAACCGCGGGCGGCATtcccggagcggggccgggccgggagcggggcgggggcaCCGGAGCCGCCTCCCCCCGGGCGGCACCGCCGAGGGCGCCCCGCTCCGACCGGAGCATCCCCGGCATTCCCGGTGGGACCGGAGCATCCTCGGCATTCCCGGGGGAACCGGAGCGTCCTCGGCATTCCCGCGGGATCCGCTCCGACCGGAGCATCCCCGGCATTCCGGGGCAACCGCTCCGACCGGAGCATTCCCAGTGGGACCGGAGCGTCCTCGGCATCCCCGGCATTCCCGGTGGGACCGGAGCG TCCTCGGCATTCCCGGAGGATCCGCTCCGACCGGAGCATCCCCGGCATTCCCGCGGGCTCCCCTCCCACCGGAggctccgctccgctcccgccGGGGCTCGGTTCCGCCGCCGCTCCGGTCCCGCTCCCCGCCATGAGCTCCGCGCCCAGCCCGTCCCGGGAGCCGCCCCGGTACCTCAG CCAGGCCGAGGCGGAGGccatggagaaggagctgctggaggattATCGCTTCGGGCGGCAGCAGCTGATCGAGATCTGGGGACACGCCTGTGCCGTGGCTGTCACCAAG GATTACGAGCCCACCATCTTCTACCCCAAGCGCTCCCCGGACCCGCTGCACCGCGACTTCACCACGCAGTGCGAGAAGATGGACATCCCCTTCCTGTCCTACCTGCCCACCGAG GTGCAGCTCATCAACGACGCCTACAACGCCGTGGTGGACGCGGTGCTGGGCGccgaggggacacaggggacagaggggacagagccgTGCGCGGCCATCCTGGCCACCCTCAGGCACGTCCGCATCCCCATCGTCAGCCTGGATGTCCCCTCAG GCTGGCTGCCCGGCCCGGTGGGTGGCAGCGGTGACATCAGCCCGGACGTGCTGGTGTCGCTGGCGGCCCCCAAGGAGGTGGCGCGGCGCTTCCGGGGACGGCGACATTTCCTGGCCGGGCGCTTCGTGCCCGAGGAGCTGCGCAGGAAATTCGGGCTCAGCCCCCCCGAGTACCCCGGCAGCGACTGCGTGGTGGCCCTGTGA
- the YJEFN3 gene encoding yjeF N-terminal domain-containing protein 3 isoform X3: MGSPVAPGHSPHSLSLSLEFGGSRGIFPGIRDGGRGRVLVPSPWAPRSRACGSRWESPDLGRFNPKIPGWEPRAAFPERGRAGSGAGAPEPPPPGRHRRGRPAPTGASPAFPVGPEHPRHSRGNRSVLGIPAGSAPTGASPAFRGNRSDRSIPSGTGASSASPAFPVGPERPRHSRRIRSDRSIPGIPAGSPPTGGSAPLPPGLGSAAAPVPLPAMSSAPSPSREPPRYLSQAEAEAMEKELLEDYRFGRQQLIEIWGHACAVAVTKAFPLRSLRRRQPTLLVACGPAQNGAVGLVCARHLRSFVGLRAHHLLPQALPGPAAPRLHHAVREDGHPLPVLPAHRGAAHQRRLQRRGGRGAGRRGDTGDRGDRAVRGHPGHPQARPHPHRQPGCPLRLAARPGGWQR, encoded by the exons ATGGGGAGCCCCGTGGCTCCCGGACACAGCCCGcactccctctccctctccctggaATTCGGCGGCTCCCGGGGGATTTTCCCGGGAATTCGGGATGGAGGGAGGGGCCGTGTCCTCGTCCCCTCCCCGTGGGCTCCCCGCTCCCGGGCCTGCGGATCCCGCTGGGAAAGCCCCGATCTGGGGAGgtttaaccccaaaattcccgggTGGGAACCGCGGGCGGCATtcccggagcggggccgggccgggagcggggcgggggcaCCGGAGCCGCCTCCCCCCGGGCGGCACCGCCGAGGGCGCCCCGCTCCGACCGGAGCATCCCCGGCATTCCCGGTGGGACCGGAGCATCCTCGGCATTCCCGGGGGAACCGGAGCGTCCTCGGCATTCCCGCGGGATCCGCTCCGACCGGAGCATCCCCGGCATTCCGGGGCAACCGCTCCGACCGGAGCATTCCCAGTGGGACCGGAGCGTCCTCGGCATCCCCGGCATTCCCGGTGGGACCGGAGCG TCCTCGGCATTCCCGGAGGATCCGCTCCGACCGGAGCATCCCCGGCATTCCCGCGGGCTCCCCTCCCACCGGAggctccgctccgctcccgccGGGGCTCGGTTCCGCCGCCGCTCCGGTCCCGCTCCCCGCCATGAGCTCCGCGCCCAGCCCGTCCCGGGAGCCGCCCCGGTACCTCAG CCAGGCCGAGGCGGAGGccatggagaaggagctgctggaggattATCGCTTCGGGCGGCAGCAGCTGATCGAGATCTGGGGACACGCCTGTGCCGTGGCTGTCACCAAG GCGTTCCCGCTGCGCTCTCTGCGGCGCAGGCAGCCCACGCTGTTGGTGGCGTGCGGGCCGGCGCAGAACGGGGCCGTGGGTTTGGTGTGCGCCCGCCACCTGCGCAGCTTCGTGG GATTACGAGCCCACCATCTTCTACCCCAAGCGCTCCCCGGACCCGCTGCACCGCGACTTCACCACGCAGTGCGAGAAGATGGACATCCCCTTCCTGTCCTACCTGCCCACCGAG GTGCAGCTCATCAACGACGCCTACAACGCCGTGGTGGACGCGGTGCTGGGCGccgaggggacacaggggacagaggggacagagccgTGCGCGGCCATCCTGGCCACCCTCAGGCACGTCCGCATCCCCATCGTCAGCCTGGATGTCCCCTCAG GCTGGCTGCCCGGCCCGGTGGGTGGCAGCGGTGA
- the CILP2 gene encoding cartilage intermediate layer protein 2, whose translation MARVAPMARLAKMLVMLAMLGASYAARVAEPLENESEPGKAGTGGKPWKATLDLEELDLGTAGKGAAWTSWFNIDHPGGDGDHESLAAIRFYYGDRVCARPVAIQARSTEWHLPEALGQVVHASPERGFRCLHREQPAGTACANYHVRFLCPLDHVYWSHWSPWSPCSRSACGTRGTQSRSRRCGSARSPAPLRELRCRGKATERRPCSAGPCPEPTWTEWGAWGPCSHSCGRSGTRVRRRSCRTAKNPPCPGRATEVQKCRPPPCPGNATGAPSAVPPLPTGSEPTTGCPGHTLRGTVVTAAGVALPGARVYLEGRPPVLLARSDARGRFSASGLCPGPAANISAHRDGFAPGLAPITVTNGSGAAEAHLRLHRLEKPHMVLQPAARVREAGQDVTFCCKASGTPAPQKYYWYHNGTLLEGTAERSSGRLALRGLAPEQAGTYHCKASSEAGAIRSAPAQLTVLAPGQQSCRAEPEPSLVELPSECPQDASGSRYYNVGRCPASPCPGGPAEPSGCGGESGLCCGVRRMELRQVPCAGSVLPLKVVAECGCGPCAQPRVLVQGRVTAADTGEPLRFGHIFLGGRKVGFTGYQGSFTIEVPPDTQRLVTRFVDGQQRLVDAVKVLPFDPRGGAVYQEVKMLRKKEPVELDGGRNNAIPLGEAGGREPVGELVLPAGAFLRPSGEVFNGTVKASVTFVDPRDVGTASVASSDLSFANTEGEIVPLRTYGMFAVEFREGESGAALQAGPVQVRMDAGQVWMAEHLQKMKLWSLNPESGLWEEEAVLRPAGGGRRRREERTFLVGNLEIRERRLFNLDVPEDRRCFVKVRAYSNEKFNPYEQLEGVVVSLINLEPQPGFPSNPRAWGRFDSAVTGPNGACLPAFCDARRPDAYTALVTATLGGEELEAVASSPKLNPNAVGVAQPYLNKLGYRRSDHEDPALKKTAFQINVAKPDPNNVDENNGPVYSYRSLRECEEAPVSANHLRFYRVEVDKYEYNVVPFKESDVTSWTGDYLAWWPNPQEFRACYIKVQLQGPQEYMVRSRNVGGSHPRTRGQLYGLRDSRSVRDPLLDNTSGACVEFKCGGMLFDQSLADRTLVSIVPQGSCRRTAINGLLRDYLSRHPPLADNNHTGAFSMLAPLDPLGHNYGIYTVTDQNPRLAKEIAIGRCFAGTSDGFSREMRAGEGTAVTFECQERPAGRESLFQRLLSSPAEALAEIRREMGSSELRRAPPEVMDFASGAPSGPAGTRRTPSSQRRPGRPRGQP comes from the exons ATGGCACGGGTGGCACCGATGGCACGGTTGGCAAAGATGCTGGTGATGCTGGCAATGCTGGGAGCCTCATATGCTGCCAGGGTGGCAG AGCCGCTGGAGAACGAGTCGGAGCCGGGcaaggctggcacaggagggaaGCCCTGGAAAGCCACACTTGACCTGGAGGAGCTGGACCTGGGCACGGCAG GCAAAGGGGCCGCCTGGACCTCGTGGTTCAACATCGACCACCCGGGCGGTGACGGTGACCACGAGAGCCTGGCAGCCATCAGGTTCTACTACGGGGACCGCGTGTGTGCCCGGCCCGTGGCCATCCAGGCGCGCAGCACCGAGTGGCACCTGCCCGAGGCCCTGGGACAGGTGGTCCATGCCAGCCCCGAGCGCGGCTTCCGCTGCCTGCACCGCGAGCAGCCGGCGGGCACCGCCTGTGCCAACTACCACGTGCGCTTCCTGTGCCCGCTGG ATCACGTGTACTGGTCGCACTGGTCCCCGTGGAGCCCCTGCTCGCGCAGCGCCTGCGGCACCCGGGGCACGCAGAGCCGCTCCCGGCGCTGCGGCAGCGCCCgcagcccggccccgctccgggaGCTCCGGTGCCGCGGCAAAGCCACCGAGCGGCGGCCCTGcagcgccgggccctgcccag AGCCCACCTGGACGGAATGGGGCGCTTGGGGTCCGTGTTCCCACAGCTGCGGCCGCTCGGGGACGCGCGTCCGGCGCCGGAGCTGCCGCACGGCCAAGAACCCGCCGTGTCCCGGCCGTGCCACCGAGGTGCAGAAATGCCGCCCGCCCCCGTGCCCAGGTAACGCCACCGGTGCCCCCTCGGCGGTGCCCCCGCTGCCCACGGGCTCGGAGCCCACCACGGGCTGCCCCGGGCACACGCTGCGGGGCACGGTGGTGACAGCGGCCGGGGTGGCACTGCCGGGTGCCCGCGTGTACCTGGAGGGCCGCCCGCCCGTGCTGCTGGCCCGCAGCGATGCCCGCGGGCGCTTCTCggcctcggggctgtgcccgggCCCTGCTGCCAACATCAGCGCCCACCGCGACGGCTTCGCCCCGGGGCTGGCACCCATCACCGTCACCAATGGCTCGGGAGCGGCCGAGGCGCACCTGAGGCTGCACCGGCTCG AGAAGCCCCACATGGTGCTGCAGCCCGCGGCCAGGGTGCGGGAGGCCGGGCAGGACGTGACCTTCTGCTGCAAAGCCTCGGGCACCCCCGCGCCCCAGAAATATTACTG GTACCACAACGGGACGCTGCTGGAGGGGACAGCGGAGCGCAGCAGCGGCCGCCTGGCGCTGCGGGGGCTGGCACCAGAGCAGGCTGGCACCTACCACTGCAAAGCCAGCTCCGAGGCGGGCGCCATCCGCTCGGCGCCCGCGCAGCTCACAGTGCTGG ccccgggccagcagagctgcagggcggAGCCGGAGCCCAGCCTGGTGGAGCTGCCCAGCGAGTGCCCGCAGGACGCCAGCGGCTCCCGCTACTACAACGTGGGGCGCTGCCCCGCCTCGCCGTGCCCGGGCGGCCCCGCAGAGCCCTCGGGCTGCGGGGGGGAGTCGGGGCTGTGCTGCGGCGTGCGGAGGATGGAGCTGCGGCAGGTGCCGTGCGCCGGCTCCGTGCTGCCCCTCAAGGTGGTGGCCGAGTGCGGCTGCGGGCCCTGCGCGCAGCCCCGGGTGCTGGTGCAGGGCCGGGTGACGGCGGCCGACACCGGGGAGCCGCTGCGCTTCGGCCACATCTTCCTGGGGGGCAGGAAGGTGGGCTTCACCGGCtaccagggctccttcaccatCGAGGTGCCGCCCGACACGCAGCGCCTCGTCACTCGCTTCGTGGACGGCCAGCAGCGCCTGGTGGATGCCGTCAAGGTGCTGCCCTTTGACCCGCGGGGAGGAGCCGTGTACCAGGAGGTGAAGATGCTGCGCAAGAAGGAGCCGGTGGAGCTGGACGGAGGGAGGAACAACGCCATCCCCCTGGGCGAGGCCGGCGGCCGGGAGCCCGTCGgggagctggtgctgcctgcCGGAGCCTTCCTGCGCCCATCCGGGGAGGTTTTCAACGGCACCGTCAAGGCCAGCGTCACCTTCGTGGACCCCAGGGACGTGGGCACGGCCAGCGTCGCCTCCAGCGACCTGAGCTTCGCCAACACCGAGGGCGAGATCGTGCCCCTGCGCACCTACGGCATGTTCGCCGTGGAGTTCCGCGAGGGCGAGAGCGGCGCGGCGCTGCAGGCCGGGCCCGTGCAGGTGAGGATGGACGCGGGGCAGGTGTGGATGGCCGAGCACCTGCAGAAGATGAAGCTGTGGTCCTTGAACCCCGAGAGCggcctgtgggaggaggaggcggtgctgcggccggccgggggcgggcggaggaggagggaggagaggacaTTCCTGGTGGGCAACCTGGAGATCCGCGAGCGGCGCCTCTTCAACCTGGACGTGCCCGAGGATCGCCGCTGCTTCGTCAAGGTCAGGGCCTACAGCAATGAGAAGTTCAACCCCTACGAGCAGCTGGAAGGGGTGGTGGTGAGCCTCATCAACCTGGAGCCGCAGCCCGGCTTCCCCAGCAACCCGCGGGCCTGGGGCCGCTTCGACAGCGCCGTCACCGGCCCCAACGGCGCCTGCCTGCCCGCCTTCTGCGACGCCCGGCGCCCCGACGCCTACACGGCCCTGGTGACGGCCACGCTGGGCGGGGAGGAGCTGGAAGCCGTGGCCTCCAGCCCCAAGCTGAACCCCAACGCCGTGGGGGTGGCGCAGCCCTACCTGAACAAGCTGGGCTACCGCCGCTCGGACCACGAGGACCCGGCGCTCAAGAAGACGGCGTTCCAGATCAACGTGGCCAAACCCGACCCCAACAACGTGGACGAGAACAATGGCCCTGTGTACTCCTACCGGAGCCTGCGGGAGTGCGAGGAGGCGCCGGTCAGCGCCAACCACCTGCGCTTCTACCGCGTGGAGGTGGACAAGTACGAGTACAACGTGGTGCCTTTCAAGGAGAGCGATGTCACCTCCTGGACCGGCGACTACCTGGCGTGGTGGCCCAACCCGCAGGAGTTCCGGGCGTGCTACATCaaggtgcagctgcaggggccgCAGGAGTACATGGTGAGGTCCAGGAACGTCGGGGGCAGCCACCCCCGCACGCGGGGCCAGCTCTACGGGCTGCGGGACAGCCGGAGCGTGCGGGACCCGCTGCTGGACAACACCTCGGGCGCCTGCGTGGAGTTCAAGTGCGGCGGGATGCTCTTCGACCAGAGCCTGGCCGACAGGACCCTGGTGTCCATCGTGCCGCAGGGCAGCTGCCGCCGCACGGCCATCAACGGGCTCCTGCGGGACTACCTGAGCCGCCACCCGCCGCTGGCCGACAACAACCACACCGGGGCCTTCTCCATGCTGGCCCCGCTGGACCCGCTGGGCCACAACTACGGCATCTACACCGTCACGGACCAGAACCCGCGGCTGGCCAAGGAGATCGCCATCGGCCGCTGCTTCGCGGGCACCTCGGACGGCTTCTCCAGGGAGATGCGGGCGGGCGAGGGCACGGCCGTCACCTTCGAGTGCCAGGAGCGGCCGGCGGGTCGGGAGAGCCTCTTCCAgcggctgctgagctccccggCCGAGGCGCTGGCCGAGATCCGCAGGGAGATGGGGAGCTCCGAGCTGCGCCGCGCTCCCCCCGAGGTGATGGACTTCGCCTCCGGAGCCCCCTCCGGGCCGGCGGGCACCCGCCGGACCCCCAGCAGCCAGCGGAGACCGGGCCGGCCGCGGGGACAGCCCTGA